In one window of Paraflavitalea soli DNA:
- a CDS encoding OmpA family protein, whose amino-acid sequence MKKLFTLLSFLVIVSSGFAQLRLAVLAGPHSASIDEKNSIPGWDAKVKPFYTSRGGFNAGFLAEIPLNRTGNLALQPGFFYMSKGRKFQQAFDTSVVHTDTLSLKSNFFLNYIDIPINLTYKMPLGKKGKFFVSAGPYISFFYNGKTKSELLVAPTDTTLKFSKAEDDIEVGKGKNKAKTFDFGINGRAGFELGNVILSGFYSQGLSNFFEADYDGTFKHKVIGASIGFWLSKAKPPAPPKPRDKDKDGIPDDQDACPTLPGTALTNGCPDKDGDGIADHVDKCPEIPGVAAYKGCPIPDTDKDGVNDKEDKCPTEAGPASNNGCPLPKPEPDTDGDGVIDKEDKCPTEAGPRANNGCPVIRQEAIEKVNYAARNILFQKGSENLAGSSHTALLDVIAILQKNPALHLTIDGYTDNSGQAAKNLQLSQKRADMVKKYLTDRGIAADRLKATGNGSAKPIADNSTEEGRTKNRRVELKLVE is encoded by the coding sequence ATGAAAAAATTGTTTACCCTGTTATCCTTTTTGGTGATCGTTTCTTCCGGCTTTGCCCAGCTCAGGCTGGCCGTGCTCGCTGGTCCCCATTCCGCTTCCATTGATGAAAAGAACAGTATTCCGGGCTGGGATGCCAAAGTAAAGCCCTTCTATACCAGTCGTGGCGGCTTTAATGCCGGTTTCCTGGCAGAAATACCTCTCAACCGCACCGGCAACCTGGCCCTGCAGCCTGGTTTCTTTTATATGTCCAAGGGCAGGAAGTTCCAGCAGGCTTTTGATACTTCCGTAGTCCATACGGACACCTTATCCCTTAAAAGCAATTTCTTTCTCAATTACATCGATATCCCCATCAACCTCACGTATAAAATGCCCCTTGGTAAAAAGGGTAAGTTCTTTGTAAGTGCAGGCCCCTATATCAGCTTCTTCTACAATGGCAAGACCAAATCGGAATTATTGGTGGCGCCCACCGATACCACGCTCAAGTTTAGCAAGGCAGAAGATGATATCGAAGTAGGTAAGGGTAAGAACAAGGCAAAAACCTTCGATTTTGGTATCAATGGAAGGGCGGGCTTTGAATTGGGCAACGTCATCCTCTCTGGCTTCTACAGTCAGGGCCTCAGCAATTTCTTCGAAGCTGATTATGATGGCACTTTCAAACACAAGGTGATCGGCGCTTCCATCGGTTTCTGGCTCAGCAAGGCAAAACCGCCTGCCCCGCCCAAACCCAGGGATAAGGACAAGGATGGTATACCCGACGACCAGGATGCCTGCCCCACCCTGCCCGGTACAGCGCTCACCAATGGCTGCCCGGATAAAGATGGGGATGGTATTGCCGATCATGTAGACAAATGCCCCGAAATACCCGGTGTAGCGGCTTATAAAGGCTGCCCCATACCCGATACAGATAAGGATGGTGTGAATGACAAGGAAGACAAGTGTCCTACAGAAGCCGGTCCTGCCTCCAATAATGGCTGTCCCCTGCCCAAACCTGAGCCGGATACCGATGGCGATGGCGTGATCGACAAGGAAGACAAATGCCCTACAGAAGCTGGCCCCAGGGCCAATAATGGCTGTCCGGTGATCCGGCAGGAAGCCATTGAAAAAGTAAACTATGCAGCCCGCAACATATTATTCCAGAAAGGCAGTGAAAACCTGGCCGGCAGCTCCCATACAGCATTGCTGGATGTGATCGCCATCCTTCAAAAGAACCCGGCGCTTCACCTGACCATTGATGGGTATACCGATAATAGCGGTCAGGCGGCTAAAAACCTGCAGTTATCGCAGAAACGGGCCGATATGGTGAAGAAATACCTGACCGACAGGGGTATTGCTGCCGACAGGCTGAAAGCAACCGGTAATGGATCGGCCAAACCTATTGCTGATAACTCAACCGAGGAAGGCCGTACCAAAAACAGGCGTGTGGAACTCAAACTGGTCGAATAA
- the amaB gene encoding L-piperidine-6-carboxylate dehydrogenase, translating to MMDFLASLKIQANNAGVSTGKAWINTTGTPIQSHSPVDGKLIGTVQPADRAGYEAVITKAEEAFLAWRQWPAPKRGEVVRQIGEALRQYKEPLGKLVSYEMGKSLQEGYGEVQEMIDICDFAVGLSRQLHGFTMHSERPAHRMYEQWHPLGIVGIISAFNFPVAVWSWNTMLGWVCGNVCVWKPSEKTPLCAVACQHIIAEVFAKNNVPEGVSGLIIGNRDAGEWMAADGRIPLVSATGSTRMGKAVGAAVGARLGKALLELGGNNAIIISKDADLDIALRGAIFGAVGTAGQRCTTTRRLIIHESVYDTVKNKLVSAYKQLSIGDPLDEKNHVGPLIDTDAVRLYSQSIEACKKEGGTFIVEGGVLEGKGYESGCYVKPCIAEAQPGYAIVQHETFAPILYLLKYKTLEEAIAIQNGVPQGLSSSIMTLNLREAEQFLSYAGSDCGIANVNIGTSGAEIGGAFGGEKETGGGRESGSDAWKAYMRRQTNTINYSTQLPLAQGIKFDL from the coding sequence ATGATGGATTTTCTTGCCTCGCTGAAAATACAAGCGAATAATGCCGGGGTGTCAACCGGCAAAGCATGGATCAATACGACAGGCACGCCCATTCAATCCCATTCCCCGGTGGATGGTAAGCTCATCGGCACCGTACAACCCGCCGATCGGGCAGGTTATGAAGCCGTGATCACCAAAGCCGAAGAAGCTTTCCTGGCCTGGCGCCAGTGGCCCGCCCCCAAGAGAGGGGAAGTGGTGCGCCAGATAGGCGAAGCCCTCCGTCAATACAAAGAGCCGCTGGGCAAATTAGTGTCTTATGAAATGGGCAAAAGCCTGCAGGAAGGATATGGCGAAGTACAGGAAATGATCGACATCTGCGATTTTGCAGTAGGACTTTCCCGCCAGTTGCATGGCTTCACCATGCACAGTGAGCGGCCCGCCCACCGCATGTACGAGCAATGGCATCCCCTGGGTATTGTAGGTATTATCTCCGCCTTCAACTTCCCCGTGGCGGTATGGAGCTGGAATACCATGCTGGGCTGGGTATGTGGTAATGTGTGTGTGTGGAAACCATCAGAAAAAACACCCCTTTGCGCAGTAGCCTGTCAGCATATCATTGCCGAAGTATTTGCTAAAAATAATGTACCGGAAGGTGTAAGCGGGCTGATCATTGGCAACCGCGATGCCGGTGAATGGATGGCTGCCGACGGCCGGATACCCCTCGTATCAGCCACCGGCTCTACCCGCATGGGCAAAGCAGTAGGAGCTGCCGTAGGCGCCCGCCTGGGCAAGGCCCTGCTGGAACTGGGCGGTAACAATGCCATCATCATTTCCAAAGATGCGGACCTCGACATCGCCCTGCGTGGCGCAATCTTCGGTGCGGTAGGTACGGCCGGACAACGTTGTACCACCACCCGCCGCCTCATCATCCACGAATCTGTTTATGATACAGTAAAGAATAAACTGGTAAGTGCTTACAAGCAACTCAGCATTGGCGATCCCCTGGATGAAAAGAACCATGTAGGCCCCCTCATCGATACAGATGCCGTACGCCTCTACAGTCAATCCATTGAAGCCTGCAAAAAGGAAGGCGGCACTTTCATTGTGGAAGGCGGTGTGCTGGAAGGCAAGGGCTACGAAAGCGGCTGTTATGTAAAACCCTGTATTGCCGAAGCGCAACCCGGGTATGCCATTGTACAGCACGAAACCTTTGCACCGATCTTATACCTGTTGAAATACAAGACCCTCGAAGAAGCCATCGCTATTCAGAATGGCGTACCGCAGGGGCTCTCTTCCTCCATCATGACCCTCAACCTACGCGAAGCAGAACAATTCCTCTCCTATGCCGGCAGCGATTGCGGCATTGCCAACGTGAATATTGGCACCTCAGGAGCAGAGATCGGCGGTGCTTTTGGAGGGGAAAAAGAGACCGGTGGCGGACGGGAAAGCGGCAGTGATGCCTGGAAAGCCTATATGCGCCGGCAAACCAATACCATCAATTATTCCACCCAACTGCCTTTGGCACAGGGCATTAAATTCGATCTATAA
- a CDS encoding S8 family peptidase — protein MIKPVKVTGLAVALVLTGFISQAQQDNHTQTEELPKGWHLLDKAKDGYYGISVDKAYEFIKSKKLKGKTVVVAVIDSGVDTLHEDLKDILWKNPKEIPGNGIDDDGNGYVDDVYGWNFIGNKDGRNLKQDSYEGARVYHKLKPKYDGKKIDPATLKGDDLAEYHMWLKAKSRIEGGDGEPQIDLGLLKRLLKGAKKGDSILQVALSKETFTGNDLDTMTAADPVAKAARENLLYLFRANQRMDQTNKDLIGDFDEFVSGEERKAEAKDKVPPSYRADIVGDNEDDINDKYYGNPDVMASTPFHGTHVAGIIGAVRNNGKGMDGVADNVRIMMIRAVPDGDEHDKDIALAIRYAVDNGAKIINMSFGKDFSPRKKWIDEAVKYADTKGVLLVHAAGNDAKNVDTADNFPNPVSVDGKTKATNWITVGASGDPKAGGITASFSNYGKKEVDVFAPGVKIYSTIPGTTTYGNAQGTSMASPVVAGAAAFLLEYFPYLTPEQIKYCLEKSAQAPPDKVNKPGTDEEVNLSEISKTGGVINVYEAAKIAATLQPAKAAPQKKTPKPTLQNKKG, from the coding sequence ATGATTAAACCGGTAAAAGTTACAGGGCTGGCTGTCGCCCTTGTGTTGACAGGATTCATCTCGCAGGCTCAACAGGATAACCATACGCAAACAGAAGAATTACCCAAAGGCTGGCATTTGCTGGATAAGGCGAAAGATGGTTATTATGGCATCAGTGTAGACAAGGCCTATGAATTCATCAAGTCCAAGAAATTAAAAGGCAAAACAGTAGTGGTAGCCGTTATCGACTCCGGTGTGGATACCCTGCACGAAGACCTGAAAGATATATTGTGGAAAAATCCCAAAGAGATACCGGGCAATGGCATCGACGATGACGGCAACGGTTATGTAGATGATGTGTATGGCTGGAACTTTATCGGTAACAAAGACGGCCGCAACCTTAAGCAGGATTCTTATGAAGGCGCCCGTGTGTACCACAAACTGAAACCCAAGTACGACGGCAAGAAAATCGATCCTGCTACTTTAAAAGGTGATGACCTGGCCGAATACCATATGTGGCTCAAAGCAAAGTCGCGCATTGAAGGCGGCGATGGCGAACCACAGATCGATCTGGGGTTGCTGAAACGCCTGCTCAAAGGCGCCAAGAAAGGCGATAGCATCCTGCAGGTAGCTTTAAGCAAAGAAACATTCACCGGCAACGACCTGGATACCATGACGGCTGCCGATCCTGTAGCCAAAGCAGCCCGTGAAAACCTGCTCTATCTCTTCCGCGCCAACCAGCGTATGGACCAAACCAATAAGGACCTCATTGGTGATTTTGATGAATTTGTAAGCGGTGAAGAAAGGAAAGCAGAAGCCAAAGACAAAGTGCCCCCCAGCTACCGGGCCGACATTGTGGGCGATAACGAAGACGATATCAATGATAAATATTACGGCAATCCCGATGTAATGGCCTCTACCCCCTTCCATGGCACCCACGTAGCCGGTATCATCGGCGCCGTGCGCAACAATGGCAAGGGTATGGACGGTGTAGCCGACAATGTGCGCATCATGATGATCCGTGCCGTGCCCGATGGTGATGAGCACGATAAAGACATTGCCCTGGCTATCCGCTATGCGGTAGACAATGGCGCAAAGATCATCAACATGAGTTTTGGTAAGGATTTCTCTCCCCGGAAGAAATGGATCGATGAGGCTGTAAAATATGCTGATACCAAAGGTGTATTACTGGTACATGCGGCAGGTAACGATGCCAAGAATGTAGATACTGCCGACAACTTTCCCAATCCCGTATCCGTGGATGGTAAGACAAAAGCTACCAATTGGATCACCGTTGGGGCCAGTGGCGACCCCAAAGCAGGTGGCATCACGGCTTCTTTCTCCAACTATGGTAAAAAAGAAGTAGATGTGTTTGCACCCGGTGTAAAGATCTATTCCACCATTCCCGGCACCACCACCTATGGTAATGCACAGGGAACCAGCATGGCCTCACCGGTAGTAGCCGGCGCAGCGGCCTTCCTGCTGGAATATTTCCCTTACCTCACCCCCGAGCAGATCAAATACTGCCTGGAAAAATCAGCCCAGGCTCCTCCTGACAAGGTAAATAAACCCGGTACTGATGAGGAAGTAAACCTGTCTGAGATCAGCAAGACCGGTGGTGTGATCAATGTATACGAAGCCGCCAAGATTGCAGCCACCCTGCAGCCTGCCAAAGCAGCTCCGCAGAAGAAGACACCCAAACCTACTTTGCAGAATAAGAAGGGGTAA